A single window of Trichocoleus sp. DNA harbors:
- a CDS encoding glycoside hydrolase family protein, whose product MALDPSPSPVPTVRSRPGGRLRPLIAGIIALGMVSIVWQFTQFSRRSSFSPSWDRDLAPLVMQGGDPYIRALMRTISASESNSSQPYSILYGGDHFQDLSQHPDRCVPIVTGINEGDCTTAAGRYQFIASTWEEKAAFYHPQPSNFFFWHRYSFEPEYQDQVVYRWLNDPQAWGVDIAALLREGKIQEVLRILSPTWTSLGDGIESNDMTELLPQIYQELLQQELENRK is encoded by the coding sequence GTGGCTTTAGATCCTTCCCCCTCTCCAGTTCCGACCGTTCGATCGCGTCCTGGAGGCCGACTGCGTCCTCTCATTGCAGGCATAATTGCATTAGGGATGGTTAGCATAGTCTGGCAATTTACGCAGTTTTCCAGGCGATCGAGCTTCAGCCCATCCTGGGACAGAGATTTAGCACCATTAGTCATGCAAGGCGGCGATCCTTACATTCGTGCCTTGATGCGAACTATCTCTGCCAGCGAGTCCAACAGTTCTCAGCCTTATTCGATCCTCTACGGCGGCGATCACTTTCAAGATTTGAGCCAGCACCCCGATCGCTGTGTGCCGATCGTGACAGGGATTAACGAAGGGGACTGTACGACCGCTGCCGGACGCTATCAGTTCATTGCGAGTACCTGGGAAGAGAAAGCAGCTTTCTACCATCCCCAGCCATCGAATTTTTTCTTTTGGCATCGCTATAGCTTCGAGCCAGAATATCAAGATCAAGTAGTTTATCGCTGGCTGAATGATCCCCAAGCTTGGGGGGTTGATATTGCAGCGCTTCTGCGAGAAGGCAAAATTCAGGAAGTGCTCCGAATTCTCTCACCCACCTGGACAAGCCTGGGAGATGGTATCGAATCTAATGATATGACTGAGCTGCTGCCGCAAATTTATCAGGAGTTGTTGCAACAAGAGCTAGAAAATCGGAAGTAG
- a CDS encoding S1 RNA-binding domain-containing protein, translated as MSFSMDDFAKALEQHDYQFQRGQMVRGKVAGYESDGVYIDVGGKAAAFLPLEEASLRRVVNLQEFLPEGEERDFLIIREQNEDGQVTLSLKQLEIKQAWSRLTALQEDGKTLQARISGINKGGVTAEVQGIRGFIPRSHLVDRDNLEALIGKALTVSVLEVDPERRRLVLSQRLASQAASLSQLEIGQLIEGKISSIKPFGVFVDFEGTTGLLHINQISKNYVSSLEKLFEVGQPIKALIIDLDAVKRRISLSTKVLENYPGEMLEKQSELMAEAESRAEKARLSLQRGEE; from the coding sequence TTGTCCTTTTCCATGGATGACTTTGCGAAAGCCCTTGAGCAGCATGACTATCAGTTTCAGAGAGGTCAGATGGTGCGGGGCAAGGTAGCAGGATACGAATCTGACGGAGTCTATATTGACGTTGGTGGCAAAGCAGCAGCATTTTTGCCCCTCGAAGAAGCCTCTCTGAGACGGGTTGTGAACCTTCAGGAGTTTTTGCCTGAGGGGGAGGAGCGCGATTTTCTGATCATTCGAGAACAGAATGAAGACGGGCAGGTGACGCTGTCGCTAAAGCAGCTTGAAATTAAGCAAGCCTGGTCACGACTGACAGCGCTTCAAGAAGATGGGAAAACGCTGCAAGCCCGAATCAGTGGCATCAACAAAGGAGGTGTGACCGCTGAAGTTCAAGGAATTCGGGGCTTTATTCCTCGATCGCACCTGGTCGATCGAGATAATTTAGAAGCATTGATTGGCAAAGCCTTGACCGTGAGTGTGCTGGAAGTTGATCCAGAGCGGCGCAGGCTCGTGCTCTCACAACGGTTAGCCTCTCAAGCAGCCAGCCTCAGCCAACTCGAAATTGGGCAACTGATTGAGGGCAAAATTTCTAGCATCAAGCCTTTTGGCGTTTTTGTAGACTTTGAGGGAACAACAGGTCTACTGCACATCAACCAGATCAGCAAAAATTACGTTTCCTCACTCGAAAAGCTGTTTGAGGTTGGGCAACCCATCAAAGCCCTCATTATTGACCTTGATGCCGTCAAACGCCGCATTTCGCTCTCTACAAAAGTCTTGGAGAATTACCCAGGCGAGATGCTCGAAAAACAATCAGAGTTGATGGCAGAAGCAGAAAGCCGGGCGGAGAAAGCGCGACTGTCACTCCAGCGAGGCGAAGAGTAG
- a CDS encoding aldose epimerase: MPSIAQEQRQYLTYLLTDDNHQARLEVVPERGGIITRWQVKGQEILYLDESRFADPGLTVRGGIPILFPICGNLPENTYRYQGQNYHLKQHGFARDLPWTVVAQRTQPDVALQLRLTSNEQTRQNYPFEFELLFTYRLEGQSLVIDQQCINRSLEPMPCSIGFHPYFAVRDKSQLQFNIPATRFQNQQNQTIHPFSGQFDFTQDEIDVAFSEVSRSTASATDLDRQIKLSLEYDSLYSTLVFWTIRGKDYYCLEPWSAPRNALNSGEHLTQIAPGDQFTASIKLVVDFL; this comes from the coding sequence ATGCCCTCGATCGCTCAAGAACAGCGTCAATATCTCACCTATCTTCTGACTGATGACAATCACCAAGCCCGGCTGGAAGTTGTTCCGGAGCGAGGCGGCATTATCACCCGCTGGCAGGTCAAAGGACAGGAAATTCTTTACCTGGATGAGTCACGCTTTGCTGACCCAGGTTTAACAGTTCGGGGCGGCATTCCCATCCTGTTTCCGATTTGTGGCAACCTACCGGAAAACACCTATCGCTACCAGGGACAGAACTACCACCTCAAGCAGCATGGCTTTGCCAGGGATCTACCCTGGACAGTCGTCGCTCAGCGTACTCAGCCGGACGTTGCACTCCAACTCAGGCTAACCAGTAACGAACAGACGCGACAAAACTATCCGTTTGAGTTTGAGCTACTCTTCACCTATCGCCTTGAGGGGCAGTCATTGGTGATTGATCAGCAGTGCATCAATCGATCGCTAGAGCCAATGCCTTGTTCGATCGGCTTTCACCCGTATTTCGCTGTTCGAGATAAGTCGCAGTTGCAGTTTAATATTCCAGCCACTCGCTTCCAGAATCAGCAGAACCAGACGATTCATCCTTTCTCAGGTCAGTTTGATTTTACTCAGGATGAAATTGATGTGGCGTTCTCTGAGGTTTCCCGCTCAACTGCCAGCGCGACGGATCTCGATCGGCAGATCAAGCTATCTCTAGAATATGATTCACTTTACTCAACACTCGTTTTCTGGACGATTCGCGGCAAAGACTACTACTGCCTGGAACCCTGGAGTGCACCACGCAATGCCTTAAACAGCGGTGAGCATTTAACGCAGATTGCTCCTGGGGATCAATTCACTGCTTCGATTAAGCTCGTCGTTGATTTTCTTTAG
- a CDS encoding CapA family protein, giving the protein MANLDSSWQDAVVKLAQAGNLQAIAFWMNHYLVPQGICVQAMTDQPGHLQLRVMCRRLPDRDRLVRFICHRLCKLDSDVIRSVHITAQQVGSTHILWEKSAKIAPLPVSPARGEMRTEEKVPVLSQAQSTSTLEPATLSASAKNHSSANPPTEHSVPSTLPPISFAQVKANSAADRPAPTWTKTALQQVTALPAQIGRSARKSLRWFVQQPPRNQALMLGSSAIVAFLMGCSYEFLSFHTVALTDKLFETATQDAPGTTYAGTVKTSLASVRVIQQPVTNPADTAITLLFSHPIALSQTTPLATLVSASTQVPSNTPVTTTVTSDAPVSGDSGNAAPADMVITSLETPLSDRPTAAPTPTAQAVQTQITKPPDQTSASDAAELAHPEPTLEPQSEEPSDSPPKPSIVLPEMSLKQLQTNSVNVVNLASDRLSQTGITPVADALKHLQQNRIYPIGAGETPETARRPQIFLVKGKRIAYLGYSAKNSQSAGADGQNAPTNEELQADIKSIRDQVDWVIVSYHWNQDLRAYPEEWQTNIAHAAIDHGADLVVGYHPAVTQGTEIYGGRAIVYSLGTTLDEYQEMPDGEFDTAAVKVTLKDKQMQVELLPVQVRQGRTEIATGEARTAILDSLQQASSLFRQPLRSPTTLDATVRLSLPAAPDSDKPFTDPFISYPDPQTSRP; this is encoded by the coding sequence ATGGCAAATTTAGATAGTTCTTGGCAAGATGCTGTCGTCAAACTGGCACAGGCAGGAAATCTTCAGGCGATCGCCTTTTGGATGAACCACTATCTGGTGCCGCAGGGAATCTGCGTTCAGGCAATGACTGATCAACCTGGACATTTGCAGTTGCGAGTGATGTGTCGGCGGCTACCCGATCGCGATCGACTGGTGCGGTTTATTTGCCATCGGCTCTGTAAGCTTGACTCAGATGTAATTCGCTCGGTTCACATCACAGCACAGCAGGTCGGCTCTACCCATATTCTTTGGGAGAAGTCAGCCAAAATTGCGCCTTTACCAGTCTCCCCAGCCCGAGGAGAAATGCGAACTGAAGAGAAGGTGCCTGTCCTGTCTCAAGCTCAATCAACCTCAACCCTAGAGCCTGCAACGCTGTCTGCTTCAGCAAAAAATCACAGTTCTGCAAATCCACCGACCGAGCATTCGGTTCCTTCCACGCTCCCACCCATTTCGTTTGCCCAAGTGAAGGCTAATTCTGCTGCGGATCGTCCGGCTCCAACCTGGACTAAGACGGCTCTGCAACAGGTGACCGCGCTACCAGCGCAAATCGGGCGATCGGCTCGTAAATCACTTCGCTGGTTTGTGCAGCAGCCTCCTCGCAATCAAGCTTTAATGCTAGGTAGTTCAGCCATCGTTGCCTTTCTGATGGGCTGTAGCTATGAATTTCTAAGCTTTCACACCGTTGCTTTAACAGATAAGCTCTTTGAAACTGCAACGCAGGACGCTCCTGGAACAACTTATGCCGGAACGGTGAAAACATCGCTGGCATCGGTGCGGGTGATTCAGCAACCAGTCACGAATCCAGCAGATACAGCAATTACGCTGCTGTTCAGTCATCCGATCGCCTTGAGCCAAACGACACCCCTGGCAACCTTAGTCAGTGCTTCAACCCAGGTTCCAAGTAATACTCCAGTAACAACTACAGTAACAAGTGATGCTCCAGTAAGCGGTGATTCTGGCAATGCTGCCCCCGCAGACATGGTAATCACCAGCCTCGAAACCCCTTTATCCGATCGCCCAACTGCTGCCCCCACGCCTACCGCTCAGGCTGTCCAGACCCAAATCACAAAGCCCCCTGATCAAACTTCTGCTTCCGATGCGGCTGAACTTGCTCATCCCGAACCGACCTTAGAGCCTCAATCTGAAGAACCTTCAGACTCTCCTCCTAAACCGTCGATCGTGCTGCCTGAAATGAGCTTAAAGCAGCTACAGACAAACAGCGTGAATGTGGTGAATTTGGCAAGCGATCGGCTGAGTCAGACCGGAATAACACCCGTTGCTGACGCACTCAAGCATTTGCAGCAAAATCGAATTTATCCGATCGGTGCTGGAGAAACCCCTGAAACGGCTCGTCGTCCTCAAATCTTTCTGGTGAAAGGAAAACGCATTGCCTATCTCGGCTACTCCGCCAAGAATTCTCAGAGTGCTGGAGCCGATGGGCAGAATGCGCCAACGAACGAGGAACTTCAAGCGGATATTAAGTCTATTCGCGATCAAGTGGACTGGGTGATTGTCAGCTATCACTGGAACCAAGATCTGCGTGCCTATCCAGAAGAATGGCAAACCAATATTGCTCATGCAGCGATCGATCATGGGGCAGATCTCGTCGTTGGCTACCATCCGGCAGTAACGCAAGGCACAGAGATTTATGGTGGACGGGCGATCGTTTATTCTCTGGGCACAACGCTGGATGAATATCAGGAAATGCCTGACGGAGAATTTGATACTGCTGCTGTGAAAGTCACCCTGAAAGATAAGCAGATGCAGGTCGAGCTTTTACCCGTTCAGGTGAGGCAAGGACGCACCGAAATAGCGACAGGGGAAGCAAGAACGGCAATTCTTGACTCGCTGCAGCAAGCCTCTAGCCTTTTTCGCCAACCGCTTCGATCGCCCACGACTCTAGATGCCACTGTGCGCCTCTCTTTACCTGCCGCTCCTGACTCCGACAAGCCCTTTACTGACCCCTTCATCTCCTACCCCGACCCCCAAACCTCCAGACCCTAA
- a CDS encoding pentapeptide repeat-containing protein: protein MTSTPNSASENPLLRDNVPAVPANGITQPQQTAIVVDPVAPLSPNLLTSGVPLSVLARKKQVQSQPPLGWMISGAIGLMFIGLQIENRWLGLAGASVAFILASRVVWQAIEPTITEVLSPQQRTLTIAFAGLGAATIGFVQITGLGDNILAAFKQLNWEAVGALGEVVGAVGQISIAVLAVYVAWRQYVISKDLTIQQNVITQQQTIDTYFQGISDLVLDEEGLLEDWPQERAIAEGRTAAILSSIDASGKAKVIRFLSRSRLLTPLQRDRRLGRPILDGVGGYAEDRDAGVRVIDLGVMLAGANLAGTDLRWTDLSDINLIRVNLSCCDLVKTNLARAILCGADLSNTDLMGTKFFYGSAQKATPRTHTDIPNYKNGEFTGAVIEGADFSGAQRMSEDQRYYCCAWGGTATRGTIPGGCDGIPNLLEPSAIKAQTR, encoded by the coding sequence ATGACCTCAACTCCAAATTCTGCATCTGAGAACCCTTTACTCAGAGACAATGTGCCAGCCGTCCCAGCGAACGGAATCACTCAACCCCAACAAACAGCGATCGTTGTTGATCCGGTCGCACCTTTGTCTCCCAATCTGTTGACTTCAGGCGTACCGCTGTCAGTGCTGGCTCGAAAAAAGCAGGTACAGTCTCAGCCTCCTTTGGGTTGGATGATTAGCGGCGCGATCGGGCTGATGTTTATTGGTTTGCAGATTGAGAACCGCTGGCTCGGACTTGCAGGCGCATCTGTCGCGTTTATCCTGGCTTCACGGGTGGTCTGGCAGGCGATCGAGCCAACGATAACGGAAGTTCTGTCGCCCCAACAGCGCACACTCACCATTGCTTTTGCGGGCTTAGGAGCTGCCACCATCGGCTTTGTGCAAATCACGGGTTTAGGCGATAACATTCTTGCCGCGTTCAAACAACTCAATTGGGAAGCGGTTGGGGCATTAGGCGAAGTGGTTGGAGCCGTTGGGCAAATTTCGATTGCAGTCCTGGCGGTTTATGTGGCGTGGCGACAGTATGTAATTTCCAAAGATCTGACGATTCAGCAAAACGTCATTACTCAACAACAAACGATCGACACATATTTTCAAGGCATTTCTGACCTTGTCTTGGATGAAGAAGGATTGCTCGAAGATTGGCCTCAGGAACGGGCAATTGCTGAAGGACGAACAGCCGCAATTCTCAGCAGCATTGATGCTAGCGGGAAAGCAAAAGTGATACGTTTTCTGTCGCGCTCCCGGTTGTTGACGCCACTCCAGCGCGATCGGCGGTTAGGTCGTCCCATTCTAGACGGGGTGGGAGGTTATGCAGAAGATCGAGATGCTGGGGTTCGAGTCATTGATTTGGGCGTTATGCTGGCAGGGGCAAATTTGGCAGGAACTGACCTGCGCTGGACTGATTTAAGTGACATTAACTTGATTCGAGTCAATCTAAGCTGCTGTGATTTAGTCAAAACAAATCTGGCACGCGCTATCCTCTGCGGTGCAGATCTCTCAAACACAGACTTAATGGGCACAAAGTTTTTTTATGGCTCTGCTCAAAAAGCCACTCCTCGGACGCATACAGATATCCCCAATTATAAAAATGGTGAATTTACGGGAGCAGTGATCGAAGGCGCGGATTTTAGCGGCGCTCAAAGAATGTCAGAAGATCAGCGATATTACTGCTGTGCTTGGGGAGGGACAGCAACGCGAGGAACGATTCCCGGTGGCTGTGATGGTATTCCAAATTTGCTAGAGCCAAGCGCAATTAAGGCTCAAACACGCTAG
- a CDS encoding glycosyltransferase, whose amino-acid sequence MVSLLPVPIGTLCIPAQPPVSELSSAHRVSRSAVAAQSLRFSLIVPTYNESRNVEAIVQRLTGLLDPVMPDDYEIILVDDNSPDRTWEIAALMQKDYPQLQVMRRQEERGLSTAVIRGWQAARGEVLGVIDGDLQHPPEVLLQLLQAIEQGADLAVASRHVEGGGVSDWSPARRFLSRGAQVLGLLVLPNVVGRVSDPMSGYFMVRRSAIAEAVLSPVGYKILLEVIGRGNIGEIGEVGYVFQERQAGESKVTWRQYVEYLMHLVRLRVTQGRIGRLHRKFQMPIGRFMRFGLVGLSGVFVDMAMFYLLSDPTTLAWGLTRSKIIASEVAIINNFLWNDRWTFGDISSHQKGWKKRLKRFIKFNLICLAGLILNVLLLNILFNAFGINRYLANLIAIAAVTVWNFWLNLKLSWRVTDTK is encoded by the coding sequence ATGGTGTCGCTTCTACCTGTGCCAATAGGTACTCTCTGTATTCCTGCTCAGCCCCCAGTTTCGGAGTTATCATCCGCTCACAGAGTCAGCCGATCCGCAGTTGCTGCACAGTCACTTCGATTCTCGTTGATCGTGCCAACTTATAACGAAAGTCGGAATGTTGAAGCGATCGTCCAACGGCTAACCGGTTTGCTTGATCCAGTTATGCCAGATGATTATGAGATCATTCTGGTGGATGACAATAGCCCCGATCGCACCTGGGAAATTGCGGCTCTGATGCAGAAAGACTATCCGCAGCTACAGGTGATGCGACGACAAGAAGAACGAGGCTTATCCACCGCAGTTATCCGAGGTTGGCAGGCAGCCAGGGGCGAGGTTCTAGGCGTAATTGATGGAGACTTACAGCATCCACCGGAGGTGCTGTTACAACTGCTCCAGGCGATCGAGCAGGGGGCTGATCTCGCAGTTGCCAGTCGGCATGTGGAAGGAGGAGGCGTTAGTGATTGGAGTCCGGCGCGGCGATTTCTCTCACGCGGTGCTCAGGTTTTAGGGCTGCTGGTTTTGCCAAACGTGGTGGGACGGGTTTCTGATCCAATGAGCGGCTATTTTATGGTGCGGCGATCGGCAATTGCCGAAGCAGTTTTGAGTCCAGTGGGTTACAAAATTTTGCTGGAGGTGATTGGACGCGGCAACATTGGTGAAATCGGTGAAGTTGGCTATGTCTTTCAGGAGCGGCAAGCGGGCGAGAGCAAAGTTACCTGGCGACAGTATGTCGAGTATTTGATGCATTTGGTGCGCCTGCGGGTGACTCAGGGGCGAATTGGACGACTCCACCGCAAATTCCAGATGCCGATCGGTCGATTTATGCGCTTTGGCTTGGTGGGTCTGAGCGGGGTCTTTGTGGATATGGCAATGTTCTACTTGCTCAGTGATCCAACCACACTGGCATGGGGGCTGACGCGCAGCAAAATTATTGCGTCTGAAGTTGCAATTATCAATAATTTCTTGTGGAACGATCGCTGGACATTTGGTGATATTTCGAGCCACCAAAAAGGATGGAAAAAGCGATTAAAACGCTTTATTAAATTCAACTTGATCTGTCTGGCTGGTTTAATTCTCAACGTGTTGCTGTTAAACATTCTCTTTAACGCCTTTGGGATTAACCGATACCTTGCAAACCTGATTGCCATTGCCGCAGTGACGGTTTGGAATTTCTGGCTAAACCTGAAGCTCAGCTGGCGAGTCACGGATACGAAGTAA